TCCTGCTCACTATTTGAAGCGTGTGGAAGGTGGTGCTGGTTTTATCAAAAAATATCAATGGGAGATGATTCCTGGTTCTGGTCCTTATCAATTGGATTTGGAGCGATCGCCTCGTAATGAACAAGTTTTATTGACACGTAGAGATGATTATTGGGGCTATGCCCATCCTGCAAATGAGGGCTTATACAATTTTGATGAAATCAAATTTATCAAGGTTGCTGATGATAAATTGCGTTTTGAAAAATTCAAAAAAGGAGAGTTTGACCTCTACACAGTTGCACGAGCTCAGTGGTGGGTAGAAGAATTGAACGCCGAAAAATTGGAGGAGATAGAACGTGGATTGATTCAAAAACGCAAAATTTATAACTTTGAAGCATCTGGTTTTTCAGGTTTGGGCTTCAATACCCGTGAAGCTCCCTTCAATGACCTTCGTGTGCGACAAGCCTTTGGTTATTTGTGGAATATTGATGAACTGAATGAGAAATTATTCTTCAATGAATATGCCAAATGTTCGTCTTACTTTGAAGGAACGCCTTTTGCCAACCCAAGCAACCCCAAACCAAGTTATGACCCAGACAAAGCGGTGAAATTATTGGAGGAAGCAGGCTGGAAAAAAGCGTCAGATAGTAAATGGTTGGCGAATGCAAAAGGAGAAATTTTTGAAGTGGACATGCACATTCTTCAAAGTTTTGAACGTATTTTTACTCCTTTCCAACAAGACCTCGAAAAAGCAGGTATCAAGTTTAACTTGGTGATTACGGATCCGCAAACACAGTTTTCTAAGGTGTTGGAACGCCAATTCAAAGTGAGTTACATGAATTGGGGAGGATTAAACATTCCGAATCCCGAAACTTCAATGCACTCCAAATATGCCGATCCTCCACAGACCAACAATATTGCAGGGATGAAAGTACCTGAGGTGGATAAACTTTGCGAGCGATATGATGAATCTTGGGATCCTGCTGAACGCCAACAAATTTTGCGTCAGATTGATAGCATTGCATATGCGGGACAGTATTATGCGTTTGGATGGGGAGCGCCTTATACCTATCGTTGTGCTTATTGGAACAAGTTTGATACGCCTGAATGGGGATTACCTCATCAAGCCAACTTGAGCTACGAATATGTATTTGCATCGTGGTGGTTTGACGAGGCGAAGGCTGCAAAATTGAAGCAAGCAATGGAGGACAAAAGCATTAAAATGGAAACGAAGCCCGTTGAAGTGGATTATTGGGGGAGAAAAAGTGGGGCTGTTTCGCAGCCAAATCCATAATGGATGAATGAAAACAAAAGCGAAAATTAAAATAAAAATTAAAAAAAATGTTCAAATATATACTCAAGCGTTTGTTATTGATGATTCCGACCTTTATTGGTGCAACATTGCTTGTATTTTTGATATTGGCGTTGGTGCCTGGTGGTCCGTTTGAAAAGGCTGTTTTTCAATTGCAAGCTGCACAAATGTCGTCGGGTGAAGGTGGTGGTGGTTCGAGTAGTGTGGAAGGGAGCAATCAGCTTTCAACGGAAGTATTGGATCAACTTCGACGACAGTATGGTTTGGATAAACCTTTGATGGTTCGCTATTTGATTTGGTTGGGTCTGTATCCTCGTGAAATCAAAGGCAAGAAAATAGCCTACAACAAACCTTTTCGGGAAAACTTGGAGTACTTCAAAACTGGTGAGCGCAGCCGTACTTATGAACTTCAACGATGGGTTCGGGTGAGAAAAGAAGGTGATAAGGAGATAATAGAAGTTAGTGGTGTGGGAACAGATTTTAAGGTATCGGAAGGACCTTATAGTAAGTTCCCTGAATTGCCTTTTGCAGATGCTATTCCTAACTGGTATCCAAATGATGAATGGAAAATCAGGGAAGTGATGGATGTATATGAGGTGAAAGATACGAGTGTAAATGTGAGTAAGAACATTGAAGTAAATAAGGATTTTGAAAAGTCTTTCTTTACCAAGTCCACAGAAACTCTTGAAATTCAAGAAGACGGAAAGGCAGAAGGCTACAATAAGGTGACATGGGTGAGGGTAACTCGTGAGAATGGGAAATTGAAGACCGAAGAAGGAGTGGTGACTTCTCGCATCAGTAGAGATGGTGAGAAAGTATCAACGCATTTGGTACAGTCAGATGGGAGCATTAAAAAAGTACCTTATGAGCGAGATAAACAATTATACGATTACATTACGGAATGGAAACCTGCGAACAACTGGCAGATTGCAGTAACTGAAAAATTGGCGAATCCTACACAAACGGCGTTTAGCGGAATTTTCACGGGAGATTTTGGTACTTCTTATGTATATGATCAACCTGTATTGAGTTTGATTCGTGAAAGACTACCTATTTCTATGTATTTTGGGATTATTGGTTTTCTCTTGACTTATCTGATATGTATTCCTTTGGGGATTATGAAAGCGGTGCGGCACAATACGCCCTTTGATTTTGTATCGAGTGCTATTGTATTTATGGGATATGCTGTTCCTGGTTATGCTTTTGGTGCATTGATGTTGGTATTGTTTGGAGGGGGTACATTTATGGATATTTTTCCTTTAGGGGGATTCCATTCACCTACCGAAGTTTGGGAGAAAATGACTTTTATTCAAAAGGTTGCCGATCAATTGCACCACACATTTTTGCCTGTATTGTCGTATATGTTGGGCAGTTTTGCGTTTTTGACGATCCTGATGAAAAACTCTTTGATGGACAACTTGGGGCAAGACTATATCCGAACAGCCTTTGCGAAAGGACTGGACGAGAAGAAGGTGATTTATTTGCACGCAGTTAGAAATTCCTTGATTCCATTGGCAACGGGTATTGGAGGTATTATCGGTTTATTTTTGGCAGGTTCTTACTTGATAGAACTGGTCTTCAATATTGACGGAATCGGTAAGCTGGGTTTTGAAGCGATTGTGAGTGTGGACTATCCTGTATTCTTGGGTTTCTTGGTACTGTTTATCATCGTCCGATTGTTTGGGAATCTTATTTCGGATATGTGTTATGTTGCAGTAGATCCACGAATCAAGTTTGATTAAAAGTAAGGAATCAAGATTTAAAATAACAATGAAAATTAAAAAAATAACCTTGTCATCAGGTTGTTTGAAAATCTAATCAAAATATGTCTGATACTACTAATACTAAAGCAACTTTTAAATCAGAATCTATATTACAGAAGCGGATTAAAAACTTCAAACGCATTAAGCGTGGATATTATTCGCTTATTATCATCACTATAGCCTATTTTCTATCTTTTTTAGCCCCTTTGTTTGTCAACAACAAAGCGTTGGTAGTGAAATACAGTGGCTCCTATTATTTCCCTGCAATGGGTGATTTGTTGGGCGAAGGTGTGGTGAAACATAAAGATGCGATATTTTATGGGCAGGAAGAAGTGTTTGGCGAAAAACGTTATGGTGAGCCACATTACCGAGAACTTAAAAAACAGTTCAAACAACAAAATGCAGGCAATTGGGTCTTGATGCCTTTGTATGATTACAGCCCTGTTGAAAATTTACTGAGCGAATTGAAGTCGAATCCACCTACTGCGCCCGACTCCAAACATATTATGGGAACGGATAATCGAGGCCGAGATGTTTTTGCTCGATTGGTCTATGGTTTTCAGATTTCACTGTCTTTTGCATTGGTTGTCACCTTTTTCTCTTTCCTGATTGGGATTATGATTGGTGGCTCACTGGGATTTTATGCAGGGAAGTTGGACTTGTATGGGCTTCGATTCATTGAGATTTTCAGCATGATTCCTTTCTTGTTTGTGATGATGATTCTTTCTTCTTTCATCAATCCGAGTTTTTGGATGTTGGCAGGTATGTTGATTATTTTGGGAGGTTGGATTGGAGCGACTTACTATATGCGTGGAGAGTTCTACCGTGAAAAATCACGTGATTATACGGCTGCTGCTATTGCAATGGGGGCTTCTGATAGGATGGTAATGTTCAAGCACATTCTACCCAATGCGATTACACCTATTATTACCTTGGCCCCTTTTTCCATCATCGGCAATATTTCCTCTTTGGTGGCATTGGATTTCTTGGGCTTCGGTTTGCGTCCGCCTACACCAAGTTGGGGGGAATTGATTCGACAAGGAGTAACGGAGGATATCAGCAATTGGTGGTTGATTGTCACACCTTTGTTCATGATTTTCTTGACGCTGACCACGATTACTTTTATTGGTGAGGGGGTTCGTCAGGCGTTTGATCCTAGAGAGTATTCGAGGTTGCAGTAAGATAGGTGGGTTTGATAAATTTGTATAAGGTGTTGGTTTACTTCCCACATAAACTCACCAAAGACTCCTCCGCTTCTTCAAAACCCAAACTTTTGGCTTTATACATACTGGCACAAGCCTTTAAGTTTTTTTCTAATAAAAAGTAGAGAATCCCTTGCAGAAAATAGGCTTGACCATTTTTAGGTTCGAGTGAAATAACCGTATCCAAATCTTGAAGCGCACCCTTAGGGTTGCCCTTTGCGAGATAAATACTGCCCCTATCTATGTAAATATCAGCCACATCAGGAGCGACTTTGATGGCTTGATTGTAGGCTTCCAGAGCCTTGTCATTTTCCTTTTTTCGTTGATACCAAGCACCTTTTGCATGGTAAGGATAGTAATTTTTAGGATTTAGAGTGATTGCCCTATCCAAATCATCCAAATAACTTTCCTCCATTTCGAGTTGCTCCTTCACTGCTGCCCGTCCGATAAAATGGCTTGCATTGTTGGGCGCAAGCACAATAGCTTGATTGTAGTCGCTCAATGCGCCCTTAATATCCCCTTTTCGGGATTTCAAATAAGCACGAACCGCATAAGATTTGTCTGCATTGTCATCCATTCGAATCACTTGATCCAAGTCTTCAATAGCTCCTTCAATATCACCTAAAACCGATTTTACAGAACTTCGGTGAATATAAGCCTCTTTAATATCACCTTGTAAATCAATCGCTTTAGAAAAATAAGACAATGCCTCCTCGTTTTGCCATTGCAGCATTTTTACATAACCGAGCATGTGAAAAACATGAGAATTTTCACTATCCAAACTCCTTGCAATGAATAAGTCTTCCTCTGCTTCCTTCAATTTTAAAATATATGCGCGTGCCTCTGCCCGTGCAATAAAAGCCTCCACAGAAGCATCATTCACTTCAATGGCTTGGCTAAAACATCCTTCTGCCACAGCATAATTTCGCAAAAACATTTTGGTTTGACCATTTTTCATCAACAAGTCATAGTGATTGAAGGTCAAAAGTTGCTGTTCATTTGGAAGGTGTCCCAAAAAAACATCCAATGATTTTGCAGCCCTATCGTAATACTGTAGAGAAAGGTATATTTCTGCTTCACAAAGATTGACCAAATGGTTGTCAGGAAACTTGTCTGCGAACTCTTTGAGCATTAGCAATGCTGCTTCTGCTTGCCCCTCGTCAAATTTGACCAATGCCAAGCCAAGCAATGTTTCTTGATTGTATTGGTCAAATTCTAAAGCTTTTTTGAAATACAAACTTGCCTGCTCTGTTTGGTTGATATGAATAGCAGTCATTCCTGCAAGCATAAAACCCTTTGCAATAATCTTTTGCAGTAGAGGAAGTGAGTCTTTATTTACCAGAGTTTTGTGTGCTTTCTGCCAAAAGGCTGTCCGAGATTCATTCCCAAAACAATGGCTTAATTCAGTTGGAGAAAAAAGCAACATTTTTTTGAAGATAGGCAAATCAGGATTTAGCTTCAATTGTAACAACAACAATAAACCTTGATTGAAATCTCTTTGAGAAAGTTGAAGAAAATGCGATGGGTTTAAAGATTTTTTTAATCCACTTTTATTACACTGCTGCAAATGACCTTCCAATAATAAAATGGACTGTTCGTATTCTTGATGTATATAGTGTTCATAAGCCTTCTCAAAAACACCATGATCACTTTGACCATGAAGTTGGGGAGTGCATGAAAATAATAGACAATAAATACCTAAGCTTAATAATCTATTCATGGTCCACATAATTTTTTTTCAAATCACAAAAAATGATTTGGAGGTGGATGTGGTTGGTAAAGTAATTTTTGAGGCGGGATAGGTAATGTTTTGATGGCACTAATATAACAAAAAATCAGCATTTTGCTAGACATTCTCAAAAGTATAGGTCAAAATATTGTCTTCAATTTGTTGGTAATAAACCTTTACATTCCATTGGAAATCATCTTTACAAATGCTTGCTTCCAAATAACCTTCTGCTGCAATGGTAGAATCTTCAATCTTGTAGTGCCTGTGAATCAGTAAGTTTTCTTTGAATCGGAGCTCTTTTTTACTATACAACTTGTAAAGCGTTTCCTTTGCACTCCAATAAAGGGTAAGCATGAACAAGTCATTTTGGGGTATTTGAGTTGCCTCTTTTTCAGAAAGAAACTTGTGCTGCAAGCGCAAAATTCTCGGGTGAATAGGTTCTATGTCAATTCCAAGGGCTTTATGTGAATGAACTATTACCGCCGCAAAATGGTGGGAATGACTGATAGAAAGTTGGCGGGTATTTTGGTGAAGAATCGGTTTGCCAAAAGAGTTGTAAACGATTTCACCAGATTCCTCGTTTGGTATCAATTGTCGTACCAAAGCCCTTGTAGCGAGCCATTCTTTTTGTCGACGAATGCTAGTAATGCTGCGATAGAGGTTTTGCTGCCAAAGATTTGGCGGAAGCCCCCGCTTCAAATCATCCACGCTTTCTTCAATGCGCCATATACCTATAGTAGCAGCTTGTAGAGTATGAATGGTTTGGTATAAAGGCATAGAAAATATATTGTATATGGTTAGAATAATTCTTCTATATTTTTACCCCAATCTATTTTCTGCAATTGATAGACATCGTTGACCTTGTAGAAATAAAATTGAAGCCATACAGGATGTTTTTCGAACCGCAAAGCATAGGTAAATCGAAAAATATCTTCTCCTATTGCTTGCGTTTTTGCGAGATTACTGCCTTGTATTGCCCCATAATTGATAGAAGAGGTTTCTATAAAAACAATCAAATCAGTTAACACTTTTTCTTCTTCTATGGTTTTTCCCCTCAATAATTTCATTGCAGGGAGCGTTTCAGATTTTTCTAAGTGCATCAATACATCATCGCATAAACGACTTGCATCGTCTTTGTTTGTAAGAGTTTCCGTTTGTGAAAAATTCACTGAAAAAGGAAGTATCAGTAAAACAAATGATAAAAGCACTGTTAATTTCATGTTGTGTAAAAATTTATATTTGAAGATAGATATTTTTTTTGGTATTGGTTTTTTTCGGTACTTTAGGATAAATTTAGC
This window of the Chitinophagales bacterium genome carries:
- a CDS encoding ABC transporter permease subunit gives rise to the protein MFKYILKRLLLMIPTFIGATLLVFLILALVPGGPFEKAVFQLQAAQMSSGEGGGGSSSVEGSNQLSTEVLDQLRRQYGLDKPLMVRYLIWLGLYPREIKGKKIAYNKPFRENLEYFKTGERSRTYELQRWVRVRKEGDKEIIEVSGVGTDFKVSEGPYSKFPELPFADAIPNWYPNDEWKIREVMDVYEVKDTSVNVSKNIEVNKDFEKSFFTKSTETLEIQEDGKAEGYNKVTWVRVTRENGKLKTEEGVVTSRISRDGEKVSTHLVQSDGSIKKVPYERDKQLYDYITEWKPANNWQIAVTEKLANPTQTAFSGIFTGDFGTSYVYDQPVLSLIRERLPISMYFGIIGFLLTYLICIPLGIMKAVRHNTPFDFVSSAIVFMGYAVPGYAFGALMLVLFGGGTFMDIFPLGGFHSPTEVWEKMTFIQKVADQLHHTFLPVLSYMLGSFAFLTILMKNSLMDNLGQDYIRTAFAKGLDEKKVIYLHAVRNSLIPLATGIGGIIGLFLAGSYLIELVFNIDGIGKLGFEAIVSVDYPVFLGFLVLFIIVRLFGNLISDMCYVAVDPRIKFD
- a CDS encoding ABC transporter permease subunit, which gives rise to MSDTTNTKATFKSESILQKRIKNFKRIKRGYYSLIIITIAYFLSFLAPLFVNNKALVVKYSGSYYFPAMGDLLGEGVVKHKDAIFYGQEEVFGEKRYGEPHYRELKKQFKQQNAGNWVLMPLYDYSPVENLLSELKSNPPTAPDSKHIMGTDNRGRDVFARLVYGFQISLSFALVVTFFSFLIGIMIGGSLGFYAGKLDLYGLRFIEIFSMIPFLFVMMILSSFINPSFWMLAGMLIILGGWIGATYYMRGEFYREKSRDYTAAAIAMGASDRMVMFKHILPNAITPIITLAPFSIIGNISSLVALDFLGFGLRPPTPSWGELIRQGVTEDISNWWLIVTPLFMIFLTLTTITFIGEGVRQAFDPREYSRLQ
- a CDS encoding tetratricopeptide repeat protein — encoded protein: MNRLLSLGIYCLLFSCTPQLHGQSDHGVFEKAYEHYIHQEYEQSILLLEGHLQQCNKSGLKKSLNPSHFLQLSQRDFNQGLLLLLQLKLNPDLPIFKKMLLFSPTELSHCFGNESRTAFWQKAHKTLVNKDSLPLLQKIIAKGFMLAGMTAIHINQTEQASLYFKKALEFDQYNQETLLGLALVKFDEGQAEAALLMLKEFADKFPDNHLVNLCEAEIYLSLQYYDRAAKSLDVFLGHLPNEQQLLTFNHYDLLMKNGQTKMFLRNYAVAEGCFSQAIEVNDASVEAFIARAEARAYILKLKEAEEDLFIARSLDSENSHVFHMLGYVKMLQWQNEEALSYFSKAIDLQGDIKEAYIHRSSVKSVLGDIEGAIEDLDQVIRMDDNADKSYAVRAYLKSRKGDIKGALSDYNQAIVLAPNNASHFIGRAAVKEQLEMEESYLDDLDRAITLNPKNYYPYHAKGAWYQRKKENDKALEAYNQAIKVAPDVADIYIDRGSIYLAKGNPKGALQDLDTVISLEPKNGQAYFLQGILYFLLEKNLKACASMYKAKSLGFEEAEESLVSLCGK
- a CDS encoding extracellular solute-binding protein is translated as MLLLSIAMLVACSSGGSQYEPVATDQVGAKKTTIIDESGADPSVTAELGGKGFGELADSLGFVTSDDYNLTGSPDAKKGGNITMAWVDMPKTLRYIGKDANTSENWIVSSLVYEGLLNNNTKTQEFLPALASHWKVSEDKMTYWFRIDPRARWADGQPVVAEDVVESWKIRIDPGIESPSTNGTYEENYEEPKALSKYMVELKLKKENWRSILYFSGMPIFPAHYLKRVEGGAGFIKKYQWEMIPGSGPYQLDLERSPRNEQVLLTRRDDYWGYAHPANEGLYNFDEIKFIKVADDKLRFEKFKKGEFDLYTVARAQWWVEELNAEKLEEIERGLIQKRKIYNFEASGFSGLGFNTREAPFNDLRVRQAFGYLWNIDELNEKLFFNEYAKCSSYFEGTPFANPSNPKPSYDPDKAVKLLEEAGWKKASDSKWLANAKGEIFEVDMHILQSFERIFTPFQQDLEKAGIKFNLVITDPQTQFSKVLERQFKVSYMNWGGLNIPNPETSMHSKYADPPQTNNIAGMKVPEVDKLCERYDESWDPAERQQILRQIDSIAYAGQYYAFGWGAPYTYRCAYWNKFDTPEWGLPHQANLSYEYVFASWWFDEAKAAKLKQAMEDKSIKMETKPVEVDYWGRKSGAVSQPNP
- a CDS encoding 4'-phosphopantetheinyl transferase superfamily protein; this encodes MPLYQTIHTLQAATIGIWRIEESVDDLKRGLPPNLWQQNLYRSITSIRRQKEWLATRALVRQLIPNEESGEIVYNSFGKPILHQNTRQLSISHSHHFAAVIVHSHKALGIDIEPIHPRILRLQHKFLSEKEATQIPQNDLFMLTLYWSAKETLYKLYSKKELRFKENLLIHRHYKIEDSTIAAEGYLEASICKDDFQWNVKVYYQQIEDNILTYTFENV